The following proteins come from a genomic window of Paenibacillus spongiae:
- the adhE gene encoding bifunctional acetaldehyde-CoA/alcohol dehydrogenase — translation MTTKKTAPLIQPETAISAREQIDRLAARAKQAQQEYLQMNQQQVDDMIQQMALAGLDQHMVLAKLAVEETGRGVYEDKITKNMFATESIYHNIKTYKTVGLIEENEFESYQLVAEPVGVIAGITPVTNPTSTTMFKSLIAAKTRNPIIFAFHPSAQKCSVAAAKTLLEAAVKHGGPEHAIQWIENPSVEATQLLMNHPDIALVLATGGSAMVKAAYSTGKPALGVGPGNVPCFIERTADLTRAVTDLILSKTFDNGMICASEQAVIIDEPIYDATKKLMTEFGCYFLNKEETELVSKLVINSEKCAVNGAIVGQSAFKIAQMAGVTVPTTTKILVAELQGVGEKYPLSAEKLSPVLACYRVKDAKQGIERAAQVVSFGGMGHSSVIHSNDKAVVEAFAARLQTGRILVNAPSTHGAIGDIYNTNLPSLTLGCGSYGHNSTTSNVTAVNLINVKRVAYRTVNMQWFKIPPKVYFEKGSTQYLEKMPDISRVMIVTDAAMVKLGYAAKVEHYLRKRKTPVHIEVFSEVEPDPSVDTVERGTRIMHEFKPDCIIALGGGSPMDAAKAMWLFYEYPETSFHSIKQKFLDIRKRIYKYPRLGNKAQFVAIPTTSGTGSEVTSFAVITDKENGNTKYPLADYELTPHVAIIDPEYVYSLPKVQVADTGMDVLTHAIEAYVSVMANDYTDGLALKAIQLVFEHLENSFRTGDEYAREKMHNASAMAGMAFANAFLGINHSLAHKWGGRYHTAHGRTNAILLPHVIKYNAGKPTKFASFPKYGHFVAHKRYAEIARLLGLPAATTQEGVNSLIGAVRRLNAALGIPESFQALGFDAEEFEANVEQLADRAFEDQCTTANPRLPLVTELADVYRNAFYGKFE, via the coding sequence ATGACAACGAAGAAGACTGCACCGTTGATACAGCCGGAGACAGCAATTTCCGCCCGCGAACAAATTGACCGCCTGGCGGCAAGAGCCAAGCAGGCGCAACAGGAATATTTGCAAATGAACCAACAGCAGGTTGACGACATGATTCAACAGATGGCGCTGGCGGGGCTGGATCAGCATATGGTTCTGGCAAAGCTGGCCGTGGAAGAAACCGGACGCGGCGTATACGAGGACAAGATCACGAAAAACATGTTCGCCACCGAATCCATCTATCACAATATCAAGACTTACAAGACGGTTGGCCTAATCGAGGAGAACGAATTTGAGAGCTATCAGCTAGTGGCCGAACCGGTTGGCGTCATCGCCGGCATTACACCTGTTACGAACCCGACGTCCACAACGATGTTCAAATCGCTGATCGCCGCCAAAACGCGGAATCCGATCATATTTGCTTTCCATCCTTCCGCTCAGAAGTGCAGTGTGGCAGCAGCTAAGACACTCCTTGAAGCAGCCGTTAAGCATGGCGGTCCGGAGCATGCCATTCAATGGATCGAGAATCCTTCCGTTGAAGCAACGCAATTGCTCATGAACCACCCTGACATTGCGTTGGTGCTCGCTACAGGCGGCTCCGCGATGGTAAAGGCCGCTTACAGCACAGGCAAACCTGCACTCGGCGTCGGCCCGGGCAACGTGCCATGCTTCATTGAGCGGACAGCCGATCTGACGCGGGCGGTTACAGATTTGATCCTTTCCAAGACGTTCGACAACGGCATGATTTGCGCATCGGAGCAAGCGGTCATCATCGACGAGCCGATCTACGATGCAACTAAGAAATTGATGACGGAGTTTGGCTGCTATTTCCTGAACAAGGAAGAGACCGAACTCGTGTCCAAGCTGGTTATCAACTCGGAGAAATGCGCGGTCAACGGAGCGATCGTCGGTCAATCGGCCTTCAAAATCGCCCAGATGGCAGGCGTAACGGTACCGACAACGACCAAAATTCTGGTAGCCGAGCTGCAAGGCGTCGGAGAAAAATATCCGCTATCAGCCGAGAAGCTCAGCCCTGTGCTTGCCTGCTACAGAGTGAAGGATGCCAAGCAAGGCATCGAGCGCGCAGCGCAAGTCGTCTCTTTTGGCGGCATGGGACATTCGTCGGTCATCCATTCCAACGACAAAGCAGTCGTCGAAGCCTTCGCCGCGCGCCTGCAAACCGGTCGCATCCTCGTCAACGCACCTTCGACGCATGGCGCGATTGGAGATATTTACAATACGAACCTGCCTTCGTTGACTCTCGGCTGCGGCTCTTACGGCCATAATTCCACGACTTCGAACGTGACAGCCGTCAACCTGATCAACGTGAAACGGGTCGCTTACCGGACGGTGAATATGCAGTGGTTTAAAATTCCGCCAAAAGTTTATTTTGAAAAAGGCTCAACGCAGTATTTGGAAAAAATGCCGGATATCTCGCGCGTCATGATCGTCACGGATGCTGCAATGGTCAAGCTCGGATATGCCGCGAAGGTTGAGCATTACTTGCGCAAACGGAAAACGCCTGTACACATCGAAGTGTTTTCAGAAGTGGAGCCGGATCCGTCGGTAGATACGGTGGAACGCGGCACCCGGATAATGCACGAATTCAAGCCGGATTGCATTATTGCTCTCGGCGGCGGTTCCCCGATGGACGCGGCCAAGGCCATGTGGCTGTTCTACGAATATCCCGAAACGAGCTTCCATTCGATCAAACAGAAGTTTCTGGATATCCGCAAACGGATCTACAAATATCCGCGTCTCGGCAACAAAGCCCAATTCGTCGCCATTCCGACGACTTCGGGTACCGGATCGGAAGTCACTTCCTTCGCCGTCATTACGGATAAGGAAAATGGCAACACGAAATATCCGCTGGCAGATTACGAGCTGACGCCACATGTTGCGATCATTGACCCGGAATATGTGTACAGCCTGCCGAAAGTGCAGGTCGCTGACACCGGTATGGACGTACTGACCCACGCCATCGAAGCTTATGTATCGGTTATGGCCAACGATTATACGGACGGCTTGGCACTGAAAGCCATCCAGCTCGTATTTGAGCATCTGGAGAACTCGTTCCGCACTGGCGACGAATACGCCCGAGAAAAAATGCACAATGCTTCGGCGATGGCCGGCATGGCATTCGCCAACGCCTTCCTCGGCATCAACCATAGCTTGGCACATAAATGGGGCGGCCGCTACCATACCGCTCACGGCCGGACTAACGCGATTTTGCTGCCGCATGTCATCAAGTACAATGCCGGCAAGCCGACGAAATTCGCTTCGTTCCCGAAATACGGCCATTTCGTTGCCCACAAGCGCTACGCGGAAATCGCCAGACTGCTGGGACTGCCGGCTGCTACGACGCAAGAAGGCGTCAACAGTCTGATTGGAGCTGTTCGCCGGTTGAATGCAGCGCTCGGAATTCCGGAATCGTTCCAGGCGCTCGGCTTCGATGCTGAAGAGTTCGAAGCCAACGTAGAACAGCTTGCCGACCGCGCATTCGAGGATCAATGTACAACCGCCAATCCGCGCTTGCCGCTGGTGACGGAACTTGCCGATGTATACCGCAACGCCTTCTACGGCAAATTTGAATAA
- a CDS encoding nucleotidyltransferase domain-containing protein, which translates to MVMERVIDGMVQSVVKHCNPEQIVLFGSCAKGTFRQDSDIDLLILLDTDVPRPYRAIELKQLFLEYPVAVDLVILTPEEYEEERRKPYSFAYSVSLSGRVLYEKQNADSAAR; encoded by the coding sequence ATGGTCATGGAACGAGTGATCGACGGCATGGTGCAGAGCGTTGTCAAGCATTGCAATCCCGAGCAGATCGTCCTGTTCGGCTCCTGCGCCAAAGGAACGTTCAGGCAAGACAGCGATATCGACCTGCTTATTCTGCTCGATACCGATGTTCCCCGCCCGTATCGGGCTATTGAACTGAAGCAGCTTTTTCTGGAGTATCCGGTTGCAGTGGATCTGGTTATCCTCACCCCCGAGGAGTACGAGGAGGAGCGCAGGAAGCCGTATTCATTCGCTTATTCCGTCTCGCTCTCCGGGCGTGTCCTATACGAGAAGCAGAATGCGGATTCGGCCGCACGCTGA
- a CDS encoding SpvB/TcaC N-terminal domain-containing protein, which yields MGDERKTSGSSEETAALSAPSITLPKGGGAIRGIAEKFAANTVTGSGSMTVPLAVSPTRSGFGPELALTHDSGAGNGLFGYGWSLSIPAITRKTDGGLPQYRDHEESDLYIMSGVEDLVPVLMADSSRHKYYNEAEGFVIHRYRPRIEGLFARIERWTETATGRIHWRSITGDNITAVYGKTDNSRIADPEDPQRVCSWLISESYDDKGNAILYEYAAENDMNIDRSLISESGRDCTANRYVKRVHYGNKVSRFIQPDLSTMEWMFEVVFDYDENHCEEADGTNHSSLDDGSELLMRASSSPGRSWAARLDPMSSYRSGFEVRTYRRCRMMLMFHRFDELGSEPYLVRSTAFDYADFDYSQPFTAKEELAHQGSTRFASFLCAIVEAGYIRDDKIEAIVKGGARYMAYRRKLMPPLEFEYSKAAVDGMIRELDGDSLDNLPAGLFDAASQWVDLDGEGIAGVLTEQADNWYYKPNLGGGRFGPQQALAAQHSLADLRSGRELLLDLNGNGQMDVVRLSGQTSGYTERSQDGNWEPFKGFAQWPNLPWQEKNLRFIDLNGDGLADVLLSEQHAFTWYPSLGEEGFGAAIKAEPPLDEERGIRLLLSDDTQSIYLADMCGDGLTDIVRIRNGVICYWPNLGYGRFGSKVTMDHAPWFDYPDQFNPSRILLCDIDGSGLTDVIYMNAGGIHLYFNQSGNRWSDSCLLTHLAAPDHLSSLTAVDLLGNGTSCLVWSSPLPSHSRRPLCYIDLMGGSKPHLLVRSSNNFGAETRVSYVSSTTFYLADKGAGRPWVTKLPFPVQVVARVEKYDHVGRSRFTTHYTYHHGYYDGKEREFRGFGMVEQRDSEDYEDYAAGETNSGGNGELAPEFYQPPVTTRTWFHTGASIGQDRIMHQLHSEYYLNAPYVPASKLPEDLEDSEWEECLRALKGLPLRQEIYSFDGSEVQEHPYRIVEYNYEIKRIQPRGGQPYAVFLPVGSETVTLDCERNPGDPHISHQLNLLMDRTGHVLQSCTVVYGRQTADSVLPAEVTRDQQRLHIVCRVIDYTAEIDREAPADYRRKASYASRSYELTGLVPAEKLFTINEIRGALNDAEEAPYDEEVSLGSSKKRLMTHNRVSFMDNQLNRLPFGERDTLGLVYESYRLAFTSEVLDVQYAGNVTPAELGQAGYVQLDGEPGWWIPSGTAIYPVNPADHYYASIGTKDPLGMESIASFDRYDMLMEQVQVKQASWNVIRAHNDYRTLSPSTVIDPNGNRSAVEVDSLGMVVGTAFMGKSEDGDGDTLADPTIRLEYSLFQWRKERKPNFVHVFARERHGAANPRWQESYVYSSGSGTIAMMKAQAHPGKALQLSDEGVAVLADVDPRWVGSGRTVRNNKGSPVKQYEPYFSATAKYEDEKELREIGVTPHMFYDAIGRKIRTVYPDGTLSRVEFDCWSRTAYDRNDTVLESRWFSDRGSPDPANEPEPIHDPQRRAAWLTAKHANTPGITYLDSLGRSVYSVSDYGEGKTAAVRSESDLSGRFSRLIDPLGREAASGFNGMSGIPVWSDSAERGRRWSFLNVMGSLVKLWDQHGRKFRTEYDTLHRAVGIFTQETGSEERLFRFILYGDRHPDARRLNLLGVTHQIYDQAGRIEVPEADFKGNPKRVERTLAKDYKGTPDWKAAYGQADYHAVTAAAGSTLNLGEVFASSTEYDALNRPVRMELPDGSVVLPEYNEGNFWEKVRVQIQGQGDWSEFLKSQDYDAKGRRLSARFGNDIETRYEYDPESLRMTGMLAYREGNDPGLHALQNLRFTFDPAGNLTHAADYAQQTHYFNNAVVKPEYRYEYDAIYQLIYATGREHAGLANDAIRSESDLDYRQQLPDFNQAEALRTYTEEYEYDLLGNMTVMRHRYKTQAGVGNGWTRHYRYIHEEHPADRTNRLSSTSLPGDGEAGPYSASYHYDAYGNMTRMPHLQALVWNCLDQLSEVDLGGGGKAYYVCDSGGQRIRKVIERPGGAITERIYLGAVEIYRERSQDAIHLERISLTVSDDTGPIAQVDTKTRDDRGRDPANPLNMPLIRYQHGNMIGSAVIETDTNGGIISYEEYHPFGTSAYRSAKPGYDISLKRYRFCGKERDDETGLYYYGARYYAPWLGRWSSADPAGFADGVNLYIYCRNSPVAHTDPHGLTTRDIPGTSNDHLTEKSTPADREAFARRHGFRIVDPHPEQQRWTGSKWELSPEGRFERIRPGEESGGGSGGATANEAPVSTPPPEPAEEPPSAPPPEEQSADGGESPAEPAEETPEGSGEASEGSGERSFFTSSFFKGLVVGVAVTAAVIAVVATGGAALAVIAPAASAAISASGVGTALAVAGGVLTAANITQSIRQRDLMNNPISEEQANYNLGLGIGSLAGGALAKPITSAVTPIGRGLGQGFSKFGENMSNGLLVPAVPMGPTGGAISVPVSGSVTSTSAVTAAGVGVGANVLMMSRGGDDDDGPSFERTSGGGRNRPRGNQMQNKQFNDIVKKYGLSKDERQQLHRAIQGEDLDYHGLEEAVRMLFPHKFP from the coding sequence ATGGGAGATGAAAGGAAGACGAGCGGGAGCTCCGAAGAGACGGCGGCTCTGTCCGCCCCTTCGATTACCTTGCCCAAGGGCGGAGGCGCGATACGAGGCATCGCCGAGAAATTCGCCGCCAATACGGTAACCGGGAGCGGATCCATGACGGTGCCGCTCGCCGTAAGTCCGACCCGCTCGGGATTTGGGCCTGAGCTTGCGCTGACGCATGACTCCGGAGCCGGCAACGGCCTCTTCGGTTACGGCTGGTCGTTATCGATCCCCGCCATTACCCGCAAGACGGATGGGGGCTTGCCCCAATACCGGGACCATGAAGAGTCTGACCTGTATATTATGTCGGGCGTGGAGGATTTAGTCCCCGTGCTAATGGCGGATAGCAGCCGGCATAAGTACTATAACGAAGCGGAGGGCTTCGTCATTCACCGTTATCGTCCGCGGATCGAAGGCCTTTTCGCCCGGATCGAACGATGGACGGAAACAGCAACAGGACGCATTCATTGGCGGTCGATCACTGGCGATAATATAACCGCCGTATATGGCAAGACGGACAACAGCCGGATTGCCGATCCGGAAGATCCGCAGCGCGTTTGTTCGTGGCTGATATCCGAAAGCTACGACGATAAAGGCAATGCGATTCTATACGAGTACGCAGCCGAGAACGATATGAATATCGACCGGTCGCTGATCAGCGAGAGCGGCCGTGACTGTACCGCGAACCGTTATGTGAAGCGAGTTCACTATGGGAACAAGGTTTCGCGTTTCATCCAGCCCGATCTGTCTACGATGGAATGGATGTTCGAGGTCGTCTTCGATTATGACGAGAATCATTGTGAAGAAGCCGATGGGACGAATCATTCGTCTCTTGATGACGGCTCGGAGCTGCTGATGCGCGCATCCTCATCGCCGGGCCGTTCTTGGGCAGCCCGCCTGGATCCGATGTCGTCCTACCGGTCCGGCTTCGAGGTGCGCACCTACCGCCGCTGCCGCATGATGCTGATGTTTCACCGGTTCGATGAATTGGGAAGCGAACCGTACCTGGTGCGGTCGACTGCGTTTGATTATGCGGATTTCGATTATTCGCAGCCGTTCACAGCGAAGGAGGAGCTTGCGCATCAAGGCAGCACGCGGTTCGCATCATTCCTGTGCGCGATTGTTGAGGCAGGCTATATTCGTGACGACAAGATTGAAGCAATCGTAAAGGGCGGCGCCCGATATATGGCGTATCGCCGGAAATTAATGCCGCCGCTTGAGTTCGAATACAGCAAGGCGGCAGTGGACGGCATGATTCGCGAGCTCGATGGCGATAGTCTGGATAATTTGCCTGCAGGCTTATTCGATGCGGCAAGTCAGTGGGTGGATCTGGACGGAGAAGGCATAGCGGGTGTCCTCACGGAACAAGCGGATAACTGGTATTACAAGCCGAATCTGGGCGGCGGCCGTTTCGGACCGCAGCAAGCTCTTGCCGCGCAGCACTCGCTTGCGGATCTTAGAAGCGGCCGCGAGCTGCTTCTGGATCTTAACGGCAACGGGCAGATGGATGTGGTGCGGCTGTCCGGACAGACCTCGGGGTACACGGAGCGTTCGCAGGACGGGAATTGGGAGCCGTTCAAAGGCTTTGCGCAGTGGCCGAACCTCCCTTGGCAGGAGAAGAATCTGCGGTTCATCGACTTGAACGGGGATGGTCTTGCCGATGTGCTGCTCAGCGAGCAACATGCGTTCACCTGGTATCCCTCGCTTGGCGAAGAGGGCTTCGGCGCAGCAATCAAGGCCGAACCGCCGCTTGACGAAGAACGCGGCATACGGCTGCTATTGTCCGACGATACGCAGTCCATCTACCTGGCCGATATGTGCGGCGACGGATTGACCGATATCGTACGGATCCGCAATGGCGTGATTTGTTATTGGCCGAATCTGGGTTATGGCCGATTCGGTTCCAAGGTGACGATGGATCATGCGCCATGGTTCGATTATCCCGACCAATTCAATCCTAGCCGCATCCTACTGTGCGATATCGACGGTTCCGGTCTCACTGACGTGATCTATATGAACGCCGGGGGAATCCATCTCTATTTCAACCAATCCGGCAACCGCTGGAGCGACTCCTGCCTGCTGACTCACCTTGCTGCCCCGGATCATCTTTCATCCCTGACTGCCGTCGATTTGCTGGGGAATGGGACATCATGTCTGGTGTGGTCGTCCCCGCTGCCGAGTCATTCCCGCCGGCCCCTATGCTATATCGATCTGATGGGTGGAAGCAAACCGCACTTGCTGGTAAGATCGAGCAATAATTTCGGGGCGGAAACGCGTGTCAGCTACGTTTCGTCGACGACCTTCTATCTCGCTGACAAGGGGGCTGGACGTCCTTGGGTTACAAAGCTGCCGTTTCCCGTTCAAGTGGTTGCCCGCGTGGAGAAATATGATCACGTCGGCCGCAGCCGATTTACCACTCACTATACGTACCATCACGGATACTATGACGGCAAGGAACGCGAATTTCGCGGTTTCGGCATGGTCGAGCAGCGTGATTCGGAGGATTACGAGGATTATGCTGCCGGCGAGACGAACAGCGGAGGAAACGGGGAGCTGGCACCTGAATTCTATCAGCCGCCGGTGACCACCCGCACGTGGTTCCATACCGGGGCATCCATCGGGCAGGACCGAATCATGCATCAGCTGCACAGCGAATATTACTTGAACGCCCCTTATGTTCCGGCGTCCAAGCTGCCGGAGGATCTGGAGGATTCAGAATGGGAGGAATGCCTGCGGGCGTTGAAGGGCTTGCCGCTGCGCCAGGAAATTTACAGCTTCGACGGGTCTGAGGTGCAGGAGCATCCCTACCGCATCGTGGAGTACAACTATGAGATCAAGCGAATCCAGCCCCGCGGCGGGCAGCCTTATGCGGTCTTTCTTCCCGTAGGCAGCGAAACGGTCACGCTTGATTGCGAACGCAATCCAGGAGATCCGCATATATCCCATCAACTGAACCTGCTCATGGATCGGACGGGGCATGTTCTTCAATCCTGCACGGTGGTATATGGTCGCCAAACCGCGGACTCTGTACTGCCGGCCGAAGTTACCCGCGATCAGCAGAGACTGCATATCGTATGCCGCGTCATTGATTATACGGCAGAGATCGATCGGGAAGCGCCGGCAGACTATCGGCGGAAAGCGTCGTATGCTTCCAGAAGCTACGAGCTGACAGGACTTGTACCGGCGGAGAAGCTTTTTACAATAAATGAGATTCGGGGCGCTCTGAACGATGCGGAGGAGGCGCCATACGATGAAGAAGTGAGTCTTGGCTCTTCGAAGAAGCGTCTGATGACGCACAACCGGGTTTCGTTCATGGATAATCAATTGAATCGTCTGCCGTTCGGGGAGCGGGATACGCTGGGACTCGTATATGAAAGCTATCGCCTTGCTTTCACGTCAGAGGTGCTGGATGTACAGTATGCGGGCAACGTAACGCCGGCCGAGCTGGGGCAGGCGGGATATGTACAGCTAGACGGCGAACCCGGCTGGTGGATTCCGTCGGGAACGGCAATCTACCCGGTGAATCCTGCGGATCATTATTATGCATCCATCGGAACGAAGGATCCGCTTGGGATGGAGTCGATCGCTTCCTTCGACCGATACGACATGCTCATGGAGCAGGTGCAGGTCAAGCAGGCGTCATGGAACGTTATCCGTGCCCATAACGATTACCGGACGCTCAGCCCTTCGACGGTCATCGATCCGAACGGTAACCGTTCAGCTGTCGAGGTCGATTCGCTGGGGATGGTTGTGGGGACGGCTTTCATGGGCAAATCCGAAGATGGAGATGGCGATACGCTGGCCGATCCGACGATCCGTCTCGAATACAGCCTCTTTCAATGGAGGAAGGAGCGAAAGCCCAACTTCGTTCATGTGTTTGCCCGCGAGCGGCACGGGGCGGCCAACCCGAGATGGCAGGAGAGCTATGTCTACTCGAGCGGAAGCGGAACGATTGCGATGATGAAAGCCCAAGCTCATCCGGGGAAGGCGCTGCAGCTTTCGGATGAAGGCGTTGCTGTCCTGGCGGATGTAGATCCGAGGTGGGTAGGCAGCGGGCGGACGGTTCGCAATAACAAGGGGAGCCCTGTCAAACAATACGAGCCTTATTTTAGCGCGACAGCGAAGTACGAGGATGAGAAGGAGCTGCGCGAAATCGGCGTAACGCCTCACATGTTCTACGATGCGATCGGCAGGAAAATCAGGACGGTCTATCCCGACGGCACGTTGTCGAGGGTGGAATTCGACTGCTGGAGCCGTACAGCTTATGACAGGAATGATACGGTTCTGGAGAGCAGGTGGTTCTCCGACCGCGGCAGCCCGGATCCGGCGAACGAGCCGGAGCCGATTCATGACCCGCAGAGGCGGGCGGCATGGCTGACCGCGAAGCACGCCAACACGCCAGGCATCACGTATCTCGACAGCCTGGGCCGTTCCGTGTACTCTGTGTCCGATTATGGGGAAGGCAAGACGGCGGCCGTACGCTCGGAGAGCGACTTATCGGGCAGGTTCTCCCGGTTGATCGATCCATTGGGGCGCGAAGCGGCAAGCGGATTCAACGGCATGAGCGGGATACCGGTGTGGAGCGACAGCGCGGAGAGAGGGCGCCGGTGGAGCTTCTTGAATGTAATGGGCTCGCTGGTCAAATTATGGGATCAGCATGGACGCAAGTTCCGTACCGAATACGATACCTTGCACCGGGCGGTTGGTATTTTCACGCAAGAGACCGGTAGTGAGGAGCGATTATTCCGGTTCATCCTGTACGGTGACCGTCATCCCGATGCCCGGCGGCTTAATTTGCTTGGCGTAACTCATCAAATCTACGATCAAGCGGGCAGGATCGAGGTTCCGGAAGCCGACTTCAAGGGCAATCCGAAGCGTGTGGAGCGAACTTTGGCGAAAGATTACAAGGGGACGCCGGATTGGAAAGCAGCTTACGGGCAAGCCGATTATCATGCCGTTACAGCCGCGGCCGGCTCAACCTTGAACTTGGGTGAGGTGTTTGCTTCCTCAACCGAGTACGATGCCTTGAACCGTCCGGTTCGGATGGAGCTGCCGGATGGATCTGTCGTACTCCCCGAATATAATGAAGGGAACTTCTGGGAGAAGGTTCGCGTGCAAATTCAGGGGCAAGGCGACTGGAGCGAATTTCTGAAGAGCCAGGATTACGATGCGAAGGGAAGACGGCTGTCAGCAAGATTCGGCAATGACATCGAAACCCGCTATGAATACGATCCCGAATCGCTCCGCATGACCGGCATGCTTGCTTATCGGGAAGGGAATGATCCCGGGCTTCATGCCTTGCAAAATTTGCGGTTTACCTTCGATCCGGCCGGCAACCTAACCCATGCGGCGGACTATGCTCAGCAGACCCATTATTTCAACAATGCCGTAGTCAAACCGGAATACCGGTATGAATATGATGCGATTTATCAATTGATCTACGCAACGGGCAGAGAGCATGCTGGCCTGGCCAATGATGCGATCCGCAGCGAAAGCGATCTTGACTACAGGCAGCAGCTGCCCGATTTCAACCAGGCCGAGGCGCTGCGAACGTATACGGAGGAATATGAGTACGATCTCCTTGGCAACATGACGGTCATGCGGCACCGGTACAAAACGCAAGCGGGGGTAGGCAACGGCTGGACGCGGCACTACCGGTATATTCATGAGGAGCATCCGGCCGATCGTACGAACCGGTTGAGTTCTACAAGTCTCCCCGGAGATGGCGAAGCAGGACCTTACAGCGCATCCTATCACTATGATGCCTATGGCAACATGACCCGAATGCCGCATCTTCAAGCCCTCGTCTGGAATTGCTTGGATCAGCTGAGTGAGGTGGATTTGGGCGGGGGCGGCAAGGCCTATTATGTCTGCGATTCGGGAGGGCAGCGGATTCGCAAGGTCATTGAACGCCCGGGCGGCGCGATTACCGAACGTATCTATCTGGGTGCTGTCGAGATCTACCGCGAACGATCGCAAGATGCCATCCATCTGGAACGCATATCGCTCACCGTATCTGACGATACAGGGCCAATCGCACAGGTGGACACGAAGACGAGGGATGACCGCGGACGGGACCCGGCGAATCCGTTGAACATGCCATTGATCCGGTATCAGCACGGCAATATGATAGGATCGGCTGTCATTGAGACCGATACGAACGGGGGCATTATTTCATATGAAGAATATCACCCCTTCGGCACCTCAGCCTACCGTTCAGCCAAGCCGGGCTACGACATCAGTCTGAAGCGTTACCGGTTCTGCGGCAAGGAACGCGATGACGAAACCGGACTGTACTACTATGGAGCCCGGTATTATGCGCCATGGTTAGGGAGATGGTCAAGCGCGGACCCTGCAGGATTCGCAGATGGCGTGAATCTCTATATCTATTGCCGCAACAGTCCGGTTGCCCATACTGACCCTCATGGGTTAACGACAAGGGATATTCCCGGCACATCCAACGATCACTTGACCGAAAAGTCGACGCCGGCAGACCGGGAAGCATTCGCCAGACGGCACGGCTTCCGGATCGTTGACCCGCATCCCGAACAGCAGCGTTGGACCGGGTCTAAGTGGGAGCTTAGTCCGGAAGGCCGGTTCGAGCGAATCCGCCCAGGCGAGGAAAGCGGAGGCGGTTCAGGAGGGGCAACGGCGAACGAAGCTCCGGTAAGCACACCGCCGCCGGAACCGGCAGAGGAGCCGCCATCAGCCCCGCCGCCGGAAGAGCAGTCGGCGGATGGCGGAGAGTCCCCGGCGGAGCCCGCTGAGGAAACGCCTGAAGGCTCGGGTGAAGCAAGCGAAGGCTCCGGCGAGAGAAGCTTCTTCACGAGCAGCTTCTTCAAAGGGTTAGTCGTCGGCGTTGCCGTTACGGCTGCAGTAATCGCCGTTGTCGCAACCGGCGGCGCTGCCTTGGCGGTCATCGCCCCAGCCGCTTCCGCCGCAATCTCCGCTTCAGGAGTAGGAACGGCGCTGGCGGTAGCCGGCGGCGTGTTAACGGCTGCGAACATCACCCAATCGATCCGTCAGCGGGATTTGATGAACAATCCGATCTCGGAAGAACAAGCGAATTACAATCTCGGGCTCGGAATCGGTTCCTTGGCGGGCGGTGCGCTGGCCAAACCGATTACCTCGGCTGTTACGCCGATCGGAAGAGGATTAGGGCAAGGATTCAGCAAATTTGGCGAGAATATGTCCAACGGGTTGTTAGTACCCGCAGTTCCGATGGGGCCGACGGGCGGCGCCATATCGGTGCCGGTAAGCGGAAGCGTAACCTCAACCTCGGCCGTAACCGCGGCTGGCGTAGGCGTGGGCGCGAACGTGCTGATGATGTCTCGGGGGGGCGATGACGACGACGGGCCTTCCTTCGAGAGGACATCCGGAGGGGGAAGGAATCGGCCGCGGGGCAATCAGATGCAGAACAAGCAGTTTAATGATATTGTCAAGAAGTACGGACTATCGAAGGATGAGAGGCAGCAGCTCCACCGGGCCATACAAGGCGAAGATCTGGATTACCACGGATTGGAGGAAGCGGTTCGCATGCTGTTTCCTCATAAATTCCCATAA
- a CDS encoding YbaK/EbsC family protein: MNQSLKESAQRVQNKLLELGHQNKVVELPDSTRTAQEAADAIGCEIAQIAKSIIFRMKESDKPLLVVTSGINRVNEKLVSEVVQDKLGKADADFVRERTGFVIGGVAPLGHMEPIRTLIDEDLFQYDTLWAAAGHPKAVFELTPRELAAMTQGQVIAVK; encoded by the coding sequence ATGAACCAATCGCTCAAAGAAAGCGCACAACGGGTGCAAAATAAACTGCTGGAGCTCGGACACCAGAACAAGGTCGTCGAATTGCCGGACAGCACGCGAACCGCGCAAGAAGCTGCCGATGCGATCGGCTGCGAAATCGCGCAAATCGCCAAATCGATTATTTTCCGAATGAAGGAATCGGATAAGCCTTTATTGGTTGTCACAAGCGGAATCAACCGCGTTAACGAGAAGCTAGTTTCCGAAGTGGTGCAGGACAAGCTCGGCAAGGCGGACGCCGATTTTGTCCGCGAGCGGACCGGGTTTGTGATCGGCGGGGTTGCCCCGTTAGGTCATATGGAACCGATCCGGACTCTTATCGACGAGGATTTGTTCCAATACGATACGTTATGGGCAGCAGCAGGCCACCCGAAAGCCGTATTCGAATTAACGCCGCGGGAATTGGCTGCCATGACACAAGGACAGGTCATAGCGGTCAAATAG